One window of the Labilibaculum sp. genome contains the following:
- a CDS encoding alpha-amylase family glycosyl hydrolase, which translates to MKKLYTYLLSFLLLIPSIGIGQIIISDPSFPTEDKSVSITFDASLGTAGLLDYTGDVYAHTGVITDQSTSTSDWKYAPTWGDNSEKYKLTSLGNNKWQLSITPDIREYYGVTSGEKILKMAFVFRSSDNSKEGKGDGGTDIFVDLSEGGLNVEFAKPVDNAIFGKNESVLITANSEASDNLELLIDGVSMTSTSSTQLNYSYTPNATGNHQLIAVATASGEEARDTVNIVLKEDTPTATKPVGLKDGINYIDNTTVSLSLYAPNKEYVFIIGDFNNWKFDNNYQMKKDGDYFWITLDNLTAGKEYIFQYVIDGTIKIADPYADKVLDPWNDKYISSTTYPNLIPYPTDKTSEIASVFQTAQTTYTWSDAQFTPPLKEDLVVYELHIRDFTATGDIKTVKDTLDYLERLGVNAIELMPFNEFEGNDSWGYNPSFYFAPDKAYGTKDDYKAFVDECHNRGIAVYMDMVLNHTYGQSPFLRMYFDGSKPTTDNPWYNVTSNFENTEAQWGYDINHTSTATQKLVDRINTYWMNEYHIDGFRFDFTKGFSNTLHSNTTDPWGGQYDPERIEILKRMSTAIWNVKSNAVVIFEHLSDNAEEKELAAHGIMLWGNANHEYSEASMGYSSDFNWYSWKERQWTGPKLVNYMESHDEERMMYRNLTYGAALGDYNVTNLNTALSRVEAASTFFFTVPGPKMMWQFEELGYDVSIDENGRVGKKPIHWEYQDDPNRKRLYEVFSALIKLKKEEIAFESEDFTLNTNTVLKRIEINHSDMDVRVIGNFDLKLRSIDPNFSKTGTWYDYFSGQAITVNNVNAFIDLEAGEYHIYTTKQLSVPDVKSAPIASNTSISGTFREDETLTANYTYTDINNDPEGSSIYKWYRGEDPNGTNETLISGANTLSYTLVRADRGNFIRFSVTPVAQTGELLQGNIVYSSYSEEITYSTGINDILNKELRLYPNPVRDILHLENLKQVNRLQLFDLSGKAILALNMPNESADLNLNNLTKGTYILVFEMEDGSKLSKKITKQ; encoded by the coding sequence ATGAAGAAACTATACACATATCTCCTTTCTTTTCTTCTGCTAATCCCTTCAATCGGTATTGGACAGATAATTATTTCAGATCCAAGCTTTCCTACCGAAGATAAATCTGTAAGCATAACCTTTGATGCCTCATTGGGTACAGCAGGATTACTGGATTACACCGGCGATGTATATGCTCATACAGGTGTAATTACTGACCAAAGCACTTCTACCAGTGATTGGAAATATGCCCCAACCTGGGGAGACAACAGCGAAAAATACAAACTAACATCACTTGGCAATAACAAGTGGCAATTAAGTATTACACCTGACATTCGCGAATATTACGGCGTAACAAGTGGTGAAAAAATATTAAAAATGGCTTTCGTTTTTAGGAGTTCTGACAATTCGAAAGAAGGAAAAGGAGACGGAGGAACAGACATATTTGTTGACTTAAGCGAAGGTGGACTCAATGTTGAATTCGCAAAACCAGTTGACAATGCCATTTTTGGAAAAAATGAATCAGTATTGATTACGGCAAATTCTGAAGCTAGTGATAATTTAGAGTTGCTAATCGATGGCGTAAGCATGACTTCCACCTCGTCAACCCAATTGAATTATTCCTATACTCCAAATGCCACAGGCAATCACCAATTAATTGCTGTTGCAACTGCAAGCGGTGAGGAAGCAAGAGATACAGTAAATATCGTTCTAAAAGAGGATACACCAACAGCAACAAAGCCTGTTGGTCTTAAAGATGGAATCAATTACATTGACAATACAACCGTAAGTTTATCACTTTACGCACCGAATAAAGAATATGTTTTTATTATAGGTGATTTCAATAATTGGAAGTTTGACAACAACTATCAAATGAAAAAAGACGGAGACTATTTTTGGATTACTCTCGACAATTTAACTGCAGGAAAAGAATATATTTTCCAGTATGTTATCGACGGGACTATCAAAATTGCAGATCCTTATGCCGATAAAGTACTTGATCCTTGGAATGATAAATACATTTCGAGTACAACCTATCCAAATTTGATTCCCTATCCTACTGATAAAACAAGCGAAATTGCCAGTGTCTTCCAAACAGCACAAACCACTTATACATGGTCCGATGCACAATTTACTCCGCCTTTAAAAGAAGACTTAGTAGTTTACGAATTACACATTCGTGATTTTACTGCCACTGGTGATATTAAAACAGTTAAAGACACATTAGATTATTTGGAAAGACTTGGCGTTAATGCAATTGAATTGATGCCATTTAACGAATTCGAAGGAAATGATTCCTGGGGATACAATCCTTCCTTTTATTTTGCTCCGGATAAAGCCTATGGAACAAAAGATGACTACAAAGCATTTGTAGATGAATGTCACAACAGAGGAATAGCTGTTTATATGGATATGGTATTGAATCATACTTACGGACAATCTCCATTTTTACGCATGTACTTTGATGGTTCAAAACCAACTACAGATAATCCATGGTACAATGTCACCAGCAATTTCGAAAATACAGAAGCACAATGGGGATACGATATTAATCACACAAGTACGGCGACACAAAAGTTAGTGGATCGGATTAATACCTATTGGATGAATGAATATCACATTGATGGATTTCGTTTCGATTTTACCAAAGGATTTTCAAACACACTACACAGCAACACAACCGATCCTTGGGGAGGACAGTACGATCCTGAGCGTATTGAAATACTAAAAAGGATGTCGACCGCAATTTGGAACGTTAAATCGAACGCCGTGGTGATTTTCGAACATTTATCCGATAATGCGGAAGAAAAAGAACTGGCAGCTCATGGAATCATGCTTTGGGGAAATGCCAATCATGAATACAGCGAAGCTTCCATGGGATATTCTTCTGATTTCAATTGGTATTCATGGAAAGAGAGGCAATGGACCGGCCCAAAATTGGTGAATTATATGGAAAGTCATGACGAAGAGCGCATGATGTATCGTAATCTTACCTATGGAGCTGCTCTAGGTGATTATAATGTAACAAACCTAAATACCGCCCTATCGAGAGTTGAAGCTGCATCTACTTTTTTCTTTACCGTGCCGGGTCCCAAAATGATGTGGCAATTTGAAGAATTGGGTTACGATGTCTCGATTGATGAAAATGGTCGGGTTGGCAAAAAACCAATTCACTGGGAATATCAGGATGATCCGAATAGAAAAAGACTGTACGAAGTATTCTCTGCTCTTATTAAACTGAAAAAAGAAGAAATTGCTTTTGAATCTGAGGATTTCACACTCAATACAAATACGGTTTTAAAACGGATTGAAATCAATCATTCTGATATGGATGTTAGGGTAATTGGAAATTTCGACCTTAAGCTAAGAAGTATTGATCCTAATTTCAGTAAAACCGGTACATGGTATGATTATTTTAGCGGGCAAGCAATTACTGTGAATAATGTTAATGCATTTATTGATCTTGAAGCCGGAGAATATCATATTTACACAACCAAACAACTTTCGGTTCCTGATGTGAAATCTGCACCTATTGCTTCAAACACAAGTATTAGCGGGACTTTCCGAGAGGATGAAACCCTAACGGCAAATTATACTTATACTGATATTAATAATGATCCGGAAGGTAGTTCAATTTACAAATGGTACAGAGGTGAAGATCCGAATGGAACGAATGAAACGCTTATTAGCGGAGCCAATACTCTAAGCTACACACTTGTTAGAGCCGACCGGGGAAATTTTATTCGCTTTTCGGTAACACCGGTTGCACAAACAGGCGAATTACTTCAAGGCAATATCGTTTACAGTTCATACAGTGAAGAAATCACCTACTCAACCGGGATTAATGATATTTTAAACAAAGAATTACGCCTGTATCCAAATCCGGTTCGTGATATTCTTCATCTTGAAAATCTAAAACAAGTAAATAGATTACAGCTTTTTGATTTATCAGGGAAAGCAATTCTAGCTCTAAATATGCCAAATGAATCGGCAGATTTAAACTTGAATAATCTTACTAAAGGAACTTACATTTTAGTATTTGAAATGGAAGACGGATCGAAGCTGAGCAAAAAAATAACAAAGCAATAA
- a CDS encoding SusF/SusE family outer membrane protein, which produces MKNLKYLFISLLAVFFIACEDDFETPNVTEPVQGTAPVLAEITEDIDLVLEKKNEKETIIELSWSAATYADPIGVRYYVQVDTVGNEFKNALEFDRVSATTTPITVGGLNTLISNRYAPAKKVELEVRIRAFANEDLDNLYTASFTMKVTPYLDVPIPTDLYIFGSATASSKVTDALKAYGADNIFTKYLKLTKDGLFKFSEKQASDGYDYNFAKFATRSENIEAAGDDAGNFKFTGETGWYAVTADFTNSNLTIAPYENGSVYTYDYPNIYLVGAYNTTDPEWNPGASPEMTRKSEGVYTLEVTLKDGANFKFINQQNWDGLDWADADSDGNSGILAPKGKNNNIAFDGADKAYTITLDLNKGIYTIEAVPVFPTKLYINGSFVPDWDWNNAAVMEMIPVHSNPHLFWKIAWFDAGTELKFNAAKAWDGAQFGKTGDTADADGVWSKGGDNIPSGAVGYKMIVVNLLTNTIQITDPVIYAQGTAFGNWDGGQFLFTPDAGDTKILVSPAAVADDNARMYVTATTLTNADGNPVDWWQAEFSVLSGIIEYRGTGNDLPAAPITTGQKVKLNFSTGSGIFE; this is translated from the coding sequence ATGAAGAATCTTAAATATTTATTTATATCACTATTGGCTGTTTTCTTTATTGCTTGCGAAGACGATTTTGAAACGCCAAATGTAACTGAGCCAGTTCAAGGAACTGCCCCGGTACTAGCAGAAATAACCGAAGATATCGATTTGGTCCTTGAGAAAAAGAATGAAAAAGAAACCATAATCGAATTAAGTTGGTCAGCAGCTACATATGCTGATCCTATTGGAGTGAGATATTATGTTCAAGTTGATACTGTAGGTAATGAATTTAAAAATGCCTTAGAGTTTGATCGGGTATCTGCAACTACAACACCAATTACTGTTGGCGGTTTAAATACTCTAATATCTAACAGATATGCACCTGCAAAAAAAGTAGAGCTCGAAGTCAGAATTAGAGCCTTTGCTAACGAGGATCTTGATAATTTGTACACTGCTTCGTTTACAATGAAGGTGACTCCTTATTTGGATGTACCTATTCCTACTGATTTATATATCTTTGGTTCAGCTACAGCTTCGTCTAAAGTTACAGATGCCTTAAAAGCATATGGTGCAGATAACATCTTTACGAAGTATCTGAAACTTACAAAAGATGGTTTATTTAAGTTTTCGGAGAAGCAAGCAAGCGACGGTTATGATTATAACTTCGCCAAATTTGCCACTCGATCTGAAAACATTGAGGCTGCAGGAGATGATGCCGGAAATTTCAAATTTACAGGAGAAACAGGATGGTATGCCGTTACAGCTGATTTTACAAACAGTAATTTAACAATTGCTCCATACGAAAATGGATCAGTATATACTTATGATTATCCAAATATATACTTGGTAGGTGCATACAATACTACTGATCCGGAATGGAATCCGGGAGCATCTCCTGAAATGACAAGAAAATCAGAAGGAGTATATACTCTTGAAGTTACCCTGAAAGATGGAGCCAATTTTAAATTTATTAATCAGCAAAATTGGGATGGTCTGGACTGGGCCGATGCTGATAGTGATGGTAATTCTGGTATTCTAGCTCCAAAGGGTAAGAATAACAACATTGCTTTTGACGGTGCTGATAAGGCATATACTATTACTTTAGATCTTAATAAAGGAATATATACAATTGAAGCAGTACCAGTTTTTCCTACCAAATTATACATCAATGGCAGCTTTGTTCCAGATTGGGATTGGAATAATGCCGCAGTAATGGAAATGATTCCGGTTCACAGTAACCCACATCTTTTCTGGAAAATTGCTTGGTTTGATGCTGGTACTGAGTTAAAATTTAATGCAGCTAAAGCCTGGGATGGTGCTCAATTCGGAAAAACCGGCGATACAGCAGATGCTGATGGCGTATGGAGTAAAGGTGGAGATAACATACCTAGCGGAGCTGTTGGTTATAAAATGATTGTTGTAAATCTTTTAACTAATACGATTCAAATAACCGATCCTGTTATCTATGCTCAGGGTACTGCATTTGGAAATTGGGATGGCGGACAATTCCTGTTTACTCCTGATGCAGGAGATACTAAGATTCTTGTTTCTCCGGCTGCCGTAGCAGATGATAATGCAAGAATGTATGTAACAGCTACTACTTTAACTAACGCTGACGGCAATCCTGTTGATTGGTGGCAGGCAGAGTTTAGTGTATTATCTGGTATAATTGAGTACAGAGGTACGGGAAATGATTTACCTGCAGCCCCTATCACAACAGGTCAAAAAGTAAAACTAAATTTCAGTACAGGATCTGGAATTTTCGAATAA
- a CDS encoding SusE domain-containing protein: protein MKNIKYLLILLLAVGFSSCEDDDILKLNDSEYVPVTNIVGFGETLAISKATKSETIQVSYTPASYGVDIVVTDTLQFSTTADFSKAVSFNIAASENAFTFTVGAINELLTESLELPVDVEATVYARVMTNSLNGVETQYSTVINFTTTPYLDILFAPNTFYLFGDGVGRVAQNNKLKFIKVNSEPDDSWTIVWMEATGTFKLCSDENYKGVIGKIGDAVNGEYTLGTVDNRGEDIPVPGTAGYYTVGVDMANNKLLIEPASVYVCGDAVGGWPTSSVVPENKFKLDTENKTMYLTKDNFSAAELRLHVTHPYIGEWWHAEFIFFNGKIAYRADGGDQERVNINAGQQTIVLDFINQTGKIE from the coding sequence ATGAAAAATATAAAATACTTACTAATATTACTTCTCGCAGTAGGCTTTTCTTCGTGCGAGGATGATGATATTTTGAAATTAAATGATTCAGAGTATGTACCTGTAACAAATATTGTAGGTTTTGGTGAGACTTTGGCCATTTCTAAGGCTACAAAATCAGAGACTATTCAGGTATCCTATACTCCTGCATCATACGGCGTAGATATTGTTGTAACGGATACCCTTCAATTTTCAACTACAGCTGATTTTTCTAAAGCTGTTAGTTTTAATATTGCTGCATCTGAAAATGCTTTCACATTTACGGTAGGAGCTATTAATGAACTCCTTACAGAATCACTCGAATTACCTGTAGATGTGGAAGCCACAGTTTATGCAAGGGTAATGACCAACTCTCTTAATGGTGTTGAAACACAATACTCTACAGTTATAAACTTTACAACAACTCCTTATTTGGATATTCTATTTGCTCCAAATACTTTCTATCTGTTTGGTGATGGTGTAGGACGCGTTGCACAGAACAACAAGCTTAAATTTATCAAAGTCAACAGTGAACCTGATGACTCTTGGACTATCGTGTGGATGGAAGCTACCGGTACTTTCAAGTTGTGCTCTGATGAAAACTACAAAGGTGTTATTGGAAAAATTGGAGATGCTGTTAATGGAGAGTATACTTTAGGAACAGTTGACAACAGAGGTGAAGATATACCTGTACCAGGAACAGCAGGATACTATACCGTTGGTGTAGATATGGCAAATAATAAGCTGTTGATTGAGCCTGCAAGTGTTTATGTTTGTGGAGATGCCGTTGGTGGATGGCCTACCAGTTCTGTTGTACCTGAAAATAAGTTTAAGTTGGATACTGAAAACAAGACGATGTATTTAACTAAAGACAATTTTTCAGCTGCAGAATTAAGACTTCATGTAACACATCCATACATTGGCGAATGGTGGCATGCAGAATTCATATTCTTTAATGGAAAAATTGCATACAGAGCAGACGGTGGTGATCAGGAAAGAGTTAATATTAACGCAGGTCAGCAAACAATTGTGCTCGACTTTATTAATCAAACTGGTAAAATTGAATAA
- a CDS encoding RagB/SusD family nutrient uptake outer membrane protein yields MNKRYYKTNYIMIAFALLFAFVSCTDDLNTEPLDEDIKTAETVLTDAESYKELLAKCYAGLILGGQTGVDSDQDISSINGGFSSYLRLLWNHQELPTDEAICAWNDGNLRDLHDQDWTTSNEFVTAMYYRITLQITYCNNLIKLTNGQSEYKAFSDEAKALRALSYYHLLDMFGRGPFVTEEDEIGSFFFPEMATQQQIFDYIESELTGIETELADPGTNEYGRADKGLAWAILAKLYLNAEVYIGVPKYTEAITYCNKIIGGGYSLESDYANLFLADNHLRTNEIIFPITSDGNSTQTWGGMTFLLHSTVGGDMPASESGIDGGWGGNRTTKSFVNLFPDVTGTDKRGMFYTDGQNLEIEDIFNFRDGYALRKFKNITSTGAVGSNLSFPDTDFPLYRLADFYLTYAEAVVRGGTGGNMETAVDYINELRERAYGSTSGNITESDLTLDFILDERGRELYWECQRRTDLVRFGKLTNGTYNWPWKGAVADGKATDAKYNVFPIPSSDINANPNLSNISGY; encoded by the coding sequence ATGAATAAGAGATATTATAAAACAAATTATATCATGATTGCATTTGCATTATTATTTGCATTTGTATCGTGTACAGATGATTTGAATACAGAACCTCTTGATGAGGATATAAAAACTGCAGAGACTGTTTTGACTGATGCTGAATCATATAAAGAGCTTTTAGCAAAATGTTATGCAGGCTTAATCTTAGGAGGTCAAACAGGTGTTGATTCAGATCAGGATATCAGTAGTATCAATGGTGGTTTTTCATCTTATTTAAGACTATTGTGGAATCATCAGGAGCTACCAACTGACGAAGCAATTTGTGCCTGGAATGATGGTAACTTAAGGGATCTGCACGATCAGGATTGGACGACTTCAAATGAGTTTGTTACAGCTATGTATTATCGGATTACTCTTCAAATAACCTACTGTAATAATCTGATAAAATTGACTAATGGTCAATCGGAATACAAAGCTTTCAGCGATGAAGCTAAAGCATTAAGAGCCTTGAGTTATTACCATTTGCTAGATATGTTTGGACGTGGTCCATTTGTTACAGAAGAAGATGAGATTGGTTCTTTCTTCTTCCCTGAGATGGCTACACAACAACAAATATTTGATTATATCGAGTCTGAACTTACAGGAATTGAGACGGAATTAGCTGATCCCGGAACAAATGAATATGGTAGAGCTGATAAAGGTTTAGCATGGGCAATTCTTGCTAAATTGTACTTAAACGCAGAAGTTTATATTGGAGTACCTAAATATACTGAGGCAATTACCTATTGCAACAAAATTATTGGAGGGGGATATTCTCTTGAATCAGATTATGCTAACCTATTCTTAGCTGATAATCATTTAAGAACTAATGAGATTATTTTCCCAATAACATCTGATGGTAACAGCACTCAAACATGGGGTGGTATGACATTCTTACTTCACTCTACTGTTGGAGGTGATATGCCTGCAAGCGAATCTGGTATTGATGGTGGATGGGGTGGAAATAGAACTACAAAATCTTTTGTAAACCTTTTCCCTGACGTTACAGGAACAGATAAAAGAGGAATGTTTTATACGGATGGGCAAAATCTTGAAATAGAAGACATCTTCAACTTTAGAGATGGATATGCTCTCCGTAAGTTCAAAAATATTACTTCAACCGGAGCTGTTGGTTCAAACCTATCGTTTCCTGATACTGATTTTCCACTTTACAGATTGGCAGATTTCTATTTGACGTATGCTGAAGCTGTAGTCCGAGGTGGTACAGGTGGAAATATGGAAACTGCTGTTGATTATATCAACGAACTTAGAGAAAGAGCATATGGAAGTACTTCAGGAAATATAACAGAATCTGATTTAACTTTAGATTTTATTCTTGACGAAAGAGGACGTGAGTTATACTGGGAGTGTCAGAGAAGAACCGACCTTGTTAGATTTGGTAAATTAACAAATGGAACGTACAACTGGCCCTGGAAAGGAGCTGTTGCAGACGGAAAAGCTACAGATGCAAAATACAATGTATTCCCTATTCCATCATCGGATATAAATGCGAATCCTAATCTGTCGAATATCTCAGGTTATTAA
- a CDS encoding TonB-dependent receptor yields the protein MELNISRLRKLLLMLVMVFSFTIINAQEKVVTGLVTDANDGMGIPGVSIVVKGTTIGTTTDIDGKYTLSVDANATIIYSFVGYRSQEIVVGSQSQINVILSIETENLSEIVIVGYGQVRKEDATGSVFTVKSDDFNQGTTSSPQDLIVGKIAGVQIVNDGGAPGSASTIRIRGGSSMSASNDPLIVIDGMPLDNRAIDGMSNVLSSLNPNDIETFTVLKDASATAIYGSRASNGVILITTKKGKAGQKIKVTYDSKFSIGKIKETIDVLSADEYRTLVTERAVNNSSVNPALLGKASTDWQDEIYRDATGHEHNIGISGSYKDIPFRVSAGYTDQKGILQTSEMQRTTGTLNVNPSFLDDHLKINVGVKYMVIENQFADKGAIGSALRMDPTQSVFNKTGIYGGYTTWLMSDGSRNVNGTRNPVAQLQQKDDKSNVSRVIADFQADYKLHFLPDLKASMKLGYDYSDSDGDVNTDLDASWVRASSTGVKRDYTQEKKNELVDFYLTYNKDLPSLSSKINVMGGYEWQHFWSKSSAFEIDRTNTTIEDSKNETENYLVSFFGRANYTFKDKYIVTATLRKDGSSRFHKDNRWGTFPSAAFAWRMSEESFLKNIDVVSNAKVRLGYGITGQQELNSGDYPYMGTYRLSDSRTRYQFGNQFYTLIRPDGYDEGLQWEKTTTYNAGFDFGLFNSRINGSFDVYKRKTEDLLNTIPVPAGTNFTDRLLTNVGDLENNGFEFSINAIVLDKEDLFWEVGFNLAYNKNEITRLTNYDDPDYRGVETGGISGVGVGNNIQINAVGHSLNTFYVYEQVYNANGKPIEGLYVDRNKDGEITTADKYYAKDPAQDYNIGFSSNIKYKDFDFGFNGRIGIGGQMYNNVIVGGRYQEMTVNEYLTNMPTEINKSKFETAQQYSDYFLEDASFFRIDNITLGYNFTKILKPLLGFDFNARAFATVQNAIVITDYSGLDPEVNGGIDNDVYPRPRTFLFGLNVNF from the coding sequence ATGGAACTTAACATTAGTAGACTTAGAAAACTACTTCTTATGCTGGTTATGGTATTTTCATTTACCATTATAAATGCACAGGAAAAAGTAGTTACTGGTTTAGTTACCGATGCAAACGATGGCATGGGAATTCCTGGTGTTTCAATAGTTGTAAAAGGCACAACTATAGGCACAACTACCGACATTGACGGAAAATACACGCTAAGTGTAGATGCCAATGCAACTATTATTTATTCTTTTGTAGGATATCGTTCTCAAGAGATTGTCGTTGGTTCACAATCTCAAATTAATGTAATTTTAAGTATTGAAACCGAAAACCTTTCCGAAATTGTAATTGTTGGATATGGTCAAGTAAGAAAAGAAGATGCAACAGGATCGGTCTTTACAGTTAAATCAGATGATTTTAACCAAGGAACAACCAGTTCTCCACAAGATTTAATTGTGGGTAAAATTGCTGGTGTACAGATCGTAAATGATGGAGGTGCTCCTGGTTCAGCATCAACAATTAGAATTCGTGGAGGTTCTTCAATGTCCGCAAGTAACGATCCATTAATTGTAATTGATGGAATGCCGTTAGATAACAGGGCTATTGATGGAATGAGTAATGTTTTAAGTTCATTAAATCCTAATGATATTGAAACCTTTACTGTATTAAAAGATGCATCAGCAACTGCTATTTACGGATCACGTGCTTCCAATGGTGTAATTTTGATTACAACTAAAAAAGGAAAAGCAGGACAAAAAATAAAAGTTACCTATGACTCTAAATTTTCAATCGGTAAAATCAAAGAGACTATAGATGTTTTAAGTGCTGATGAGTATAGAACGTTAGTGACTGAAAGGGCTGTAAATAATTCTTCAGTGAACCCAGCATTATTGGGTAAAGCTTCTACAGACTGGCAAGATGAAATATATAGAGATGCAACAGGACATGAGCACAATATTGGAATTTCAGGTTCATACAAAGACATCCCATTTAGAGTTTCGGCTGGTTACACTGACCAGAAAGGTATTTTGCAAACTTCTGAAATGCAAAGAACCACAGGAACTTTAAATGTTAACCCTAGCTTTTTAGATGACCATTTAAAGATAAATGTTGGTGTTAAATATATGGTAATTGAAAATCAATTTGCTGATAAAGGTGCCATAGGAAGTGCTTTGCGCATGGACCCCACTCAATCTGTTTTTAATAAAACAGGTATTTACGGAGGGTATACAACCTGGTTAATGAGTGATGGTTCACGAAACGTAAATGGAACTCGAAATCCTGTTGCTCAATTGCAACAAAAAGATGATAAATCTAATGTATCAAGAGTAATCGCAGATTTTCAAGCTGATTACAAATTACATTTCCTTCCAGATTTAAAAGCAAGTATGAAATTAGGCTATGACTATTCTGATAGTGATGGTGATGTAAATACTGATTTGGATGCCTCATGGGTAAGAGCTTCTTCTACAGGAGTAAAAAGAGATTATACTCAAGAGAAAAAGAATGAACTAGTAGATTTTTATCTTACTTATAATAAAGATCTTCCATCATTGAGTAGTAAAATCAATGTAATGGGAGGTTATGAGTGGCAGCATTTCTGGTCAAAGTCTTCAGCTTTCGAGATTGACAGAACTAATACAACAATAGAAGACTCTAAAAATGAAACAGAGAACTACTTGGTTTCATTCTTCGGTAGAGCCAACTATACATTTAAGGATAAATATATCGTAACAGCTACATTGCGTAAAGATGGTTCCTCAAGATTCCACAAAGACAACAGATGGGGTACTTTTCCTTCAGCAGCTTTTGCTTGGAGAATGAGCGAAGAATCATTTCTTAAAAATATCGATGTGGTAAGTAATGCTAAAGTCCGTTTAGGTTACGGTATAACAGGTCAGCAGGAATTAAATAGTGGCGACTACCCATACATGGGAACTTATCGATTAAGTGATTCAAGAACAAGATATCAATTCGGTAATCAGTTTTATACTTTAATCAGACCAGATGGATACGACGAAGGCTTACAGTGGGAGAAAACCACAACGTATAATGCAGGTTTCGATTTTGGACTATTCAACAGCAGAATTAATGGTTCATTCGATGTATATAAACGAAAAACTGAAGATCTGTTAAATACAATTCCAGTACCAGCAGGAACAAACTTTACTGACAGATTATTAACAAATGTTGGTGATTTGGAAAATAATGGATTTGAATTCTCTATCAATGCAATTGTATTGGATAAAGAAGATTTGTTTTGGGAAGTTGGTTTCAACCTTGCTTATAACAAGAATGAGATCACCCGTTTGACAAATTATGACGATCCTGACTACAGAGGAGTTGAAACAGGTGGCATTAGTGGTGTAGGTGTTGGTAATAATATCCAAATCAATGCAGTTGGGCACTCATTAAACACTTTCTATGTATACGAGCAAGTATATAATGCTAACGGAAAACCGATTGAAGGTCTTTATGTAGATAGAAATAAAGATGGAGAAATCACAACAGCCGATAAATACTATGCGAAAGATCCTGCACAGGATTATAATATAGGTTTTTCTTCGAACATCAAATACAAAGATTTTGATTTTGGATTTAACGGTAGAATTGGGATTGGTGGACAAATGTATAACAATGTTATAGTAGGAGGTCGTTACCAAGAGATGACTGTAAATGAGTACTTAACAAACATGCCTACAGAAATTAACAAATCAAAGTTTGAGACAGCACAACAATATTCTGATTATTTCCTTGAGGATGCATCATTCTTTAGAATAGATAATATAACTCTAGGCTATAACTTTACTAAAATTTTAAAACCTCTTTTAGGTTTTGATTTTAACGCCAGAGCATTTGCCACAGTTCAAAATGCTATTGTAATAACCGATTACAGTGGATTAGATCCTGAAGTAAACGGAGGAATTGACAATGATGTATATCCAAGACCAAGAACCTTCTTGTTTGGATTAAATGTGAATTTTTAA